A DNA window from Candidatus Eremiobacteraceae bacterium contains the following coding sequences:
- a CDS encoding GNAT family N-acetyltransferase has translation MIALQTERLDLEPLVPAHAPELFPRLRDATLYEFLDSEPPKSVDILEEQYRRWEPRRSPDGAQAWLNWVAKLRGADYVGWFQATVHADGRADLAYLVFPEHQRHGYAVEACRAVVSHIKEHYAARTIRATIEPANAASIALAKKLGLKKAGEDSRGAWFES, from the coding sequence TTGATCGCGCTTCAAACCGAGCGGCTCGATCTCGAACCGCTGGTCCCGGCGCACGCGCCGGAATTATTTCCCCGCTTGCGCGATGCGACGTTGTACGAATTTCTCGACTCGGAGCCGCCCAAATCGGTCGACATTCTCGAAGAGCAGTACCGGCGATGGGAGCCGCGCAGATCGCCTGACGGGGCCCAAGCGTGGCTGAATTGGGTCGCAAAACTGCGCGGCGCCGACTATGTAGGATGGTTCCAGGCGACCGTGCACGCTGACGGACGCGCCGACCTTGCGTATCTGGTGTTCCCGGAGCACCAGCGACATGGCTACGCGGTGGAAGCGTGTCGCGCAGTCGTCAGTCACATCAAAGAACATTACGCCGCACGAACGATTCGCGCCACGATCGAACCAGCTAACGCCGCATCGATCGCGCTTGCAAAAAAGCTCGGTTTGAAGAAGGCCGGCGAAGATTCGCGCGGCGCGTGGTTTGAATCGTGA
- the hslV gene encoding ATP-dependent protease subunit HslV, giving the protein MNRSTTICAVRRDGKLAIAGDGQVTFGNTIMKHKARKIRRLGDGKVLAGFAGSAADGITLLEKFEAKLSEFHGNVSRAAVELAKDWRTDRFLRRLEALLIVGDTAHLYVLSGTGDVVEPDDDVAAIGSGGPYAQAAAQALVRNSALSAEQIAREALEIAARICIYTNSDISVETL; this is encoded by the coding sequence ATGAATCGATCAACAACGATATGCGCCGTCAGACGCGATGGCAAGCTTGCGATCGCCGGCGACGGTCAGGTCACGTTCGGCAACACCATCATGAAGCATAAGGCGCGCAAGATCCGCCGCCTTGGCGACGGCAAGGTGCTCGCCGGGTTTGCCGGATCGGCGGCCGACGGCATCACGCTCCTCGAGAAGTTCGAGGCCAAGCTCTCCGAATTCCACGGCAACGTCTCACGCGCGGCGGTTGAACTCGCGAAGGATTGGCGCACCGACCGATTCTTGCGCCGGCTCGAGGCATTGCTCATCGTCGGCGACACAGCGCACTTGTACGTCTTGTCGGGTACGGGCGATGTGGTCGAGCCGGACGACGACGTCGCGGCTATCGGCAGCGGTGGACCGTATGCGCAAGCGGCCGCACAGGCCCTCGTGCGCAATAGCGCGCTCTCTGCGGAACAGATCGCTCGGGAGGCGCTTGAGATCGCAGCGCGCATCTGCATCTACACGAACTCCGACATCTCGGTCGAGACACTGTAG
- the trmFO gene encoding methylenetetrahydrofolate--tRNA-(uracil(54)-C(5))-methyltransferase (FADH(2)-oxidizing) TrmFO, with translation MRRLKIVGGGLAGSEAAWQAAALGVPVTLYEMRPVKQTGAHKTAALAELVCSNSLRASAVENAVGLLKEEMSRFGSLVVEAARASAVPAGGALAVDRDAFSAHVEARIAGQSRIEVRREEVTSLDPDELTLVACGPLASEALAKSLADVCGAEQLHYYDAASPIVAADTIDMTQVYEASRYDKGGGADYLNIPLDRDQYVTLVNDLVAAEKHEPHGFETDAASGKVPFFEACLPVEEMARRGEDTLRFGPLKPVGLIDPRTGRRPYAVVQLRRENAAGTAYNLVGFQTRLSWPAQKAAFGKLPGLAQAEWMRLGVMHRNTFVDAPRVLAPDLSLRRAPNLFLAGQVSGCEGYVEAGATGIMAAVNAVRRLRGSAETFAPPPETAHGALLAYLSDGTSHDFQPQNVTFAYVAALDTPVRDKRARRHAMAERALTIIDAMAAALAAERLAAVPV, from the coding sequence GTGCGCCGCCTCAAGATCGTCGGCGGCGGACTTGCCGGCAGCGAAGCCGCATGGCAGGCAGCGGCGCTCGGTGTGCCCGTGACGCTGTACGAGATGCGGCCGGTCAAACAGACCGGCGCGCACAAGACGGCGGCGCTTGCCGAACTCGTCTGCTCCAACAGCCTTCGAGCATCGGCCGTCGAGAATGCCGTCGGACTACTAAAAGAAGAGATGTCTCGGTTCGGCTCGCTTGTCGTCGAAGCGGCTCGCGCGTCGGCCGTGCCGGCGGGCGGCGCGCTGGCCGTGGACCGCGACGCATTCTCCGCGCACGTGGAAGCGCGGATTGCCGGTCAATCGCGCATCGAGGTTCGACGCGAAGAGGTGACGTCGCTCGATCCTGACGAGTTGACGCTCGTGGCGTGCGGACCGCTCGCGTCCGAGGCGCTTGCAAAATCGTTGGCCGATGTATGCGGCGCGGAACAGTTGCACTACTATGACGCCGCGTCGCCGATCGTCGCGGCCGATACCATCGACATGACCCAAGTCTATGAAGCTTCCCGCTACGATAAAGGGGGCGGCGCCGACTATCTCAACATCCCGCTCGACCGCGATCAATACGTCACGCTCGTGAACGATCTCGTCGCTGCGGAGAAGCACGAGCCGCACGGATTCGAGACCGACGCCGCGTCGGGCAAAGTGCCGTTCTTCGAAGCGTGCCTTCCGGTCGAAGAGATGGCGCGCCGCGGTGAAGACACCTTGCGGTTCGGTCCGCTCAAGCCCGTCGGCCTGATCGATCCTCGCACCGGCCGGCGCCCGTATGCCGTGGTGCAATTGCGCCGCGAGAACGCTGCCGGCACCGCATACAACCTCGTGGGATTTCAAACCCGGCTCTCGTGGCCGGCGCAAAAGGCGGCGTTCGGGAAGTTGCCGGGGTTGGCGCAGGCGGAGTGGATGCGCCTTGGCGTGATGCACCGCAACACATTTGTCGACGCGCCGCGTGTGCTCGCGCCCGATCTGTCGCTGCGGCGCGCGCCGAATCTCTTCTTGGCAGGGCAAGTGAGTGGTTGCGAAGGCTACGTCGAAGCGGGGGCCACAGGTATCATGGCCGCGGTGAACGCGGTAAGGCGGCTGCGCGGATCGGCGGAAACGTTCGCGCCGCCGCCGGAAACCGCGCACGGCGCGTTGCTGGCGTATCTGTCCGACGGCACCTCGCACGACTTTCAGCCGCAGAACGTGACGTTCGCATACGTCGCGGCGCTGGACACGCCAGTGCGCGACAAGCGCGCACGCCGTCATGCGATGGCGGAGCGCGCGCTGACCATCATCGACGCGATGGCTGCCGCGCTCGCCGCCGAACGCCTCGCCGCCGTACCTGTGTAG
- the topA gene encoding type I DNA topoisomerase, translated as MTKSLIIVESPAKARTLKKFLGSRYQVLPSVGHVRDLPKSRLGVDVDNSFAPSYITIKGKGPVIKELRSAVKKASHVYLAPDPDREGEAIAWHLAELLKLPDPLRIELHEITKKEVEKALKHPRAIDKDRVDAQQARRILDRLVGYKISPLLWVKIRGGLSAGRVQSVAMKMIVEREREIDAFTRHKYWTIGVKLWPHGHHNAEHILPAELVSVDGARTGLVGDAAAAVGGKSTYVTDEAGAKVLQARLRTAAFKVASVKQAERRDFPRAPFTTSTMQQEASRRLKMRVRKAMQIAQGLYEGVDIGEEGTTGLITYMRTDSTRLSDDAQAMAREFIIGAYGDAFHSGKQYKVSEDAQDAHEAIRPTDVRRTPDALKPFLDAPQLKVYRMIWERFVASQMSPAVYDQTTIEIEADGCQLRASGSVLKFAGYTKLYEESRDEDAEEDDDRRKHLPAVEEGRTLDLREVEPVEHETQPPPRFTEASLVKTLEEKGIGRPSTYATIVETIQARGYARLHERRFHPEEIGYTVVDFIQKWFPLIVNETFTSEMEAKLDRVEDAHVDWVEVLKEFWQPFAAQLVKAEEAERVELEEEFTDEICPTCGRPMKYKMSRFGKFLGCSGYPDCQTTKQIIKDTGARCPRDGGRIVEKRGRKSGKLFFGCENFNTPAKCDFVLWDPPIPESACAQCNAVLVRKTNRKGSRVVCSAAADHETGWTEPPEQQSA; from the coding sequence TTGACCAAATCACTCATCATCGTGGAATCGCCCGCTAAAGCAAGAACGCTCAAGAAGTTTTTGGGCTCACGCTACCAAGTGCTTCCATCAGTTGGCCACGTGCGCGATCTCCCCAAGAGCCGGCTCGGAGTCGACGTGGACAACAGCTTTGCGCCGTCCTACATCACGATCAAGGGCAAGGGCCCCGTCATCAAAGAGCTGCGGTCGGCGGTTAAGAAGGCATCGCACGTCTATTTGGCTCCCGACCCGGATCGAGAGGGCGAAGCCATCGCTTGGCACCTCGCGGAGCTGCTCAAGCTGCCCGATCCGTTGCGCATCGAACTCCACGAGATCACCAAAAAGGAAGTCGAAAAGGCGCTCAAGCATCCGCGCGCCATCGATAAGGATCGCGTGGACGCGCAGCAGGCGAGGCGCATCCTCGATCGTCTCGTGGGATATAAGATATCGCCATTGCTGTGGGTGAAGATCCGCGGCGGACTTTCGGCGGGGCGCGTGCAGTCGGTCGCGATGAAGATGATCGTCGAGCGCGAGCGCGAGATCGACGCGTTCACCCGTCACAAGTACTGGACCATCGGCGTCAAGCTCTGGCCGCACGGCCATCACAACGCGGAGCACATCTTGCCTGCCGAACTCGTCTCCGTCGATGGCGCGCGAACGGGGCTGGTCGGCGATGCAGCCGCGGCTGTCGGCGGCAAGAGCACATACGTCACCGACGAAGCGGGCGCGAAAGTTTTACAGGCGCGCTTACGCACCGCCGCATTCAAGGTTGCTTCGGTCAAGCAGGCCGAGCGCCGCGATTTTCCGCGCGCGCCGTTCACCACGAGCACGATGCAGCAAGAAGCGTCACGCCGGCTGAAGATGCGCGTGCGAAAGGCCATGCAGATCGCCCAAGGCCTGTACGAAGGGGTCGACATCGGCGAAGAAGGCACGACCGGCCTCATCACGTACATGCGCACCGACTCAACGCGCCTTTCCGACGATGCGCAGGCCATGGCGCGCGAATTCATCATCGGCGCCTACGGCGACGCCTTTCACAGCGGCAAGCAATACAAAGTGTCCGAGGACGCACAGGATGCGCACGAAGCCATCCGCCCGACCGACGTCCGCCGCACGCCCGATGCGCTAAAACCGTTTCTCGATGCTCCGCAACTCAAGGTCTATCGCATGATCTGGGAGCGGTTCGTCGCGAGCCAGATGTCGCCCGCTGTCTACGACCAGACCACGATCGAAATCGAAGCAGACGGTTGCCAATTGCGGGCAAGCGGCAGCGTGCTCAAGTTCGCGGGCTACACGAAACTGTACGAAGAATCGCGCGATGAGGATGCGGAAGAAGACGACGATCGCCGCAAGCATCTGCCGGCGGTCGAAGAAGGACGCACCCTCGACCTGCGCGAGGTCGAGCCGGTCGAGCACGAGACCCAGCCGCCGCCGCGCTTCACGGAAGCCAGCCTCGTCAAAACGCTTGAAGAGAAAGGCATCGGCCGGCCGAGCACGTACGCCACGATCGTCGAAACGATACAAGCCCGCGGCTATGCGCGCTTGCACGAACGGCGCTTTCACCCCGAAGAGATCGGTTACACCGTTGTCGATTTCATCCAGAAGTGGTTCCCGCTGATCGTCAACGAGACGTTCACATCGGAGATGGAAGCCAAGCTCGACCGAGTTGAGGACGCGCACGTGGATTGGGTGGAGGTGCTAAAAGAGTTCTGGCAACCGTTCGCCGCGCAATTGGTCAAGGCTGAGGAAGCCGAGCGCGTCGAACTTGAGGAAGAGTTCACCGACGAGATCTGTCCGACGTGCGGGCGCCCGATGAAATACAAGATGAGCCGGTTCGGCAAGTTCTTAGGGTGTTCGGGCTATCCCGATTGCCAGACCACCAAACAGATCATAAAGGACACGGGCGCGCGTTGTCCTCGCGACGGTGGCCGCATCGTCGAAAAGCGCGGCCGCAAGAGTGGTAAACTATTCTTCGGCTGTGAGAATTTCAACACGCCGGCGAAGTGCGACTTCGTCTTATGGGACCCGCCCATTCCGGAATCGGCGTGCGCGCAATGCAATGCGGTGCTGGTGCGCAAGACCAATCGCAAAGGCAGCCGCGTGGTATGCAGCGCCGCCGCCGATCACGAGACGGGTTGGACCGAGCCGCCGGAACAGCAGTCGGCCTAG
- a CDS encoding dipeptide ABC transporter ATP-binding protein yields MAPETIVAPTAVGVSPDTLVAVRGLEKYFPIMAGVFSRHVADVKAVDGVTFDIKRGETLGLVGESGSGKTTVGRCILRLVEPTKGQVYFEGGSIDVTSLKRSAMRELRREMQIIFQDPYASLNPRMTVGDIVAEPLQIHKLAFGKDVDNRVNELLRTVGLAPYHANRYPHEFSGGQRQRIGVARALAVNPKFIVADEPVSALDVSIQAQVVNLLQDLQDRLGLTYLFIAHDLSVVRHISDRVAVMYVGKLMELADRDELYERPLHPYTQSLLSAIPIPDPRIEARRERIILEGDIPSPVNPPSGCRFHTRCPIAFDRCVTEIPQFTDYGGHWVACHKVEELKGDQPQIRPTTLARIAPVA; encoded by the coding sequence ATGGCGCCTGAAACCATCGTCGCCCCGACCGCAGTCGGCGTGTCGCCCGACACGCTCGTCGCCGTGCGCGGCCTCGAGAAATATTTCCCCATCATGGCGGGCGTGTTCTCGCGCCACGTCGCGGACGTCAAAGCGGTGGACGGCGTCACGTTCGACATCAAACGCGGCGAGACGCTTGGCCTGGTAGGCGAGTCCGGCTCCGGCAAGACCACCGTCGGACGATGCATCTTGCGGCTGGTCGAGCCCACCAAAGGCCAAGTCTACTTCGAAGGCGGCAGCATCGACGTCACATCGCTCAAGCGCTCGGCCATGCGCGAATTGCGCCGCGAGATGCAGATCATCTTTCAAGATCCGTACGCAAGCCTCAATCCGCGGATGACCGTGGGTGACATCGTCGCCGAACCACTCCAGATCCACAAGCTCGCGTTTGGCAAAGATGTCGACAATCGCGTGAACGAATTGCTGCGCACGGTGGGCCTCGCACCGTATCACGCCAACCGTTACCCGCACGAATTTTCCGGCGGACAACGCCAGCGCATCGGCGTCGCCAGGGCGCTTGCGGTCAACCCGAAGTTCATCGTGGCCGACGAACCGGTGTCCGCGCTCGACGTATCGATCCAAGCGCAAGTCGTGAACCTGCTCCAAGATCTGCAGGATCGCCTCGGGCTCACCTACTTGTTCATAGCGCACGACCTTTCGGTGGTGCGCCACATCTCCGATCGTGTCGCCGTCATGTATGTGGGCAAGCTCATGGAGCTTGCCGATCGCGACGAACTGTACGAGCGGCCGCTTCATCCGTACACGCAATCGCTACTCTCGGCGATTCCCATTCCGGATCCGCGCATCGAGGCGCGGCGCGAGCGCATCATTCTGGAAGGCGATATCCCCTCGCCGGTCAATCCGCCGAGCGGTTGCCGCTTCCACACGCGATGCCCGATCGCGTTCGACCGCTGCGTCACCGAAATCCCGCAGTTCACCGATTACGGCGGCCATTGGGTGGCTTGCCACAAAGTCGAAGAGCTCAAGGGCGATCAGCCGCAGATTCGGCCAACCACGTTGGCGCGCATCGCGCCGGTCGCGTAG
- a CDS encoding ABC transporter ATP-binding protein, whose amino-acid sequence MTFRTDDGIVRAVNGLSFSVDAGKTLGIVGESGSGKSVSSLAIMRLIAMPPGRIESGVIEFNGQDLLKFSEPQMRAIRGNKISMIFQDPMTSLNPVLTVGDQIAETIVVHQKKSNREAMKHAIDMLKLVRIPEAADRVNDYPHQFSGGMRQRVMIAMALSCDPELLIADEPTTALDVTIQAQILDLMRGLQQRLNSAIILITHDLGVVAEVCEKVLVMYGGNMVEYGTADQIFQDPKHPYTWGLLESLPRLNEKERTRLVPIDGQPPNLLRLPPGCAFAARCRYARPDCATKPPPVIDFGDGHLARCVLYEDDKNVDLRELRATTEAAAAVARERTASHGA is encoded by the coding sequence GTGACGTTCCGGACGGACGACGGCATTGTCCGGGCGGTCAATGGTTTGTCATTTTCGGTGGACGCCGGGAAAACGCTCGGCATCGTGGGCGAATCCGGCTCCGGCAAGAGCGTGTCGTCCTTGGCGATCATGCGGTTGATCGCCATGCCGCCGGGACGCATTGAAAGCGGCGTCATCGAATTCAACGGCCAGGATCTTTTGAAATTCAGCGAACCGCAGATGCGCGCCATCCGCGGCAACAAGATCTCGATGATCTTCCAAGATCCGATGACGAGCCTCAATCCGGTGCTCACGGTAGGCGATCAAATCGCCGAGACCATCGTGGTTCACCAGAAGAAGAGCAATCGCGAGGCCATGAAGCATGCCATCGACATGCTCAAACTCGTCCGCATCCCCGAGGCCGCCGATCGCGTCAACGACTATCCACACCAGTTCTCCGGCGGCATGCGCCAGCGCGTGATGATCGCGATGGCGCTTTCGTGCGATCCGGAACTGCTCATCGCCGACGAGCCCACCACCGCCCTCGACGTCACCATCCAGGCGCAGATCCTCGACTTGATGCGCGGCTTGCAACAACGCCTGAACTCCGCGATCATCCTCATCACGCACGACCTCGGCGTCGTCGCCGAAGTCTGCGAAAAAGTGCTCGTCATGTATGGCGGCAATATGGTCGAGTACGGCACGGCCGACCAGATATTCCAAGACCCGAAGCATCCATATACTTGGGGGCTGCTTGAGTCGCTGCCGCGGTTGAACGAGAAAGAGCGCACGCGGCTCGTCCCCATCGATGGCCAACCGCCGAATTTGCTCCGGCTCCCGCCTGGCTGCGCGTTCGCCGCTCGTTGCCGGTACGCAAGGCCCGATTGCGCAACCAAGCCGCCGCCGGTCATCGATTTCGGCGACGGCCACCTCGCGCGTTGCGTCTTGTATGAAGACGACAAGAACGTCGACCTCCGCGAATTGCGCGCCACCACGGAGGCCGCAGCCGCGGTCGCGCGCGAACGGACTGCAAGTCATGGCGCCTGA
- the opp4C gene encoding oligopeptide ABC transporter permease, which yields MATTQPVRSLEALDQEMPPHVSMTADVWRRFARNKLALVGLAMVSLIVVCAVFANHLSSYDPNALDMTIVGTPQQPSWLHLFGTDVDGRDYFTRMLFGARVSLEVGFSAMLVAITFGTIYGAISAFYGGWVDASMMRFVDMMLSFPTFFLILTVEAVTNNFSIVIIMLVIGMLSWMGVSRLVRGQILSLREREFVAAARAMGAEDGRIIWRHLLPNALAPVIVAATLAIGDNILTEAGLSYLGLGVQIPTPSWGNSLQKALDPETLAAPWLIVIPGLLIVLTVVAFNFVGEGLRDALDPKTRGRGG from the coding sequence ATGGCGACGACGCAACCGGTTCGCTCGCTCGAAGCGCTCGACCAGGAGATGCCGCCTCACGTCTCTATGACCGCAGACGTATGGCGTCGTTTTGCTCGCAATAAGTTGGCGTTGGTCGGCCTTGCGATGGTTAGCCTCATCGTCGTGTGCGCAGTGTTTGCCAACCACCTGAGCAGCTACGATCCGAACGCTTTGGACATGACCATAGTGGGCACTCCGCAACAGCCCTCGTGGCTCCATCTCTTCGGCACCGATGTGGACGGCCGCGACTACTTCACCCGCATGTTGTTCGGCGCTCGCGTCTCGCTCGAAGTCGGGTTCTCCGCAATGCTGGTGGCGATCACATTCGGCACGATCTACGGCGCGATCTCGGCGTTTTACGGCGGCTGGGTCGACGCGTCGATGATGCGCTTCGTCGACATGATGCTTTCGTTCCCCACATTTTTCCTCATCTTAACCGTGGAAGCCGTCACGAACAACTTCAGCATCGTCATCATCATGCTCGTGATCGGCATGCTCTCGTGGATGGGAGTCTCACGTTTAGTGCGCGGGCAGATCCTCAGCTTGCGCGAACGCGAATTCGTCGCGGCCGCTCGCGCTATGGGCGCCGAGGACGGCCGCATCATATGGCGTCATCTGCTGCCCAACGCGCTCGCGCCGGTCATCGTTGCGGCCACGCTCGCGATCGGCGACAATATCCTGACCGAAGCGGGTCTCTCTTACCTCGGGCTGGGCGTGCAGATTCCCACTCCGAGTTGGGGCAACAGTCTTCAGAAGGCGCTGGATCCGGAAACCCTCGCCGCTCCGTGGCTCATCGTCATCCCGGGCTTGCTCATCGTGTTGACCGTCGTGGCGTTCAACTTCGTCGGCGAAGGTCTCCGCGACGCGCTCGATCCGAAGACGCGAGGCCGCGGTGGATAG
- a CDS encoding ABC transporter permease: MSNYLGRRLLGLIPLMLGISIISYAIMALAPGGTGSIFLHSARPMSPVDVALIKQQLGLDKPWFVQYFYWLHNLVFNQSLGFSFIDGRPVMTKILEKLPTTLQLISLSFVCTLLIAIPAAIYAATHKNSFMDYLTTAISFIGYGMPTFWLGIVLLEIFAVRLHWFPSSGLSEIDSSGFNLADRIHHLVLPVATLTFVSLASWMRYQRASMLDVLDEDYIRTAAAKGLSPRTVIYKHALRNALLPVITLVGLYLPALLTGAYFTEIVFSIPGMGYLGLNAIFERDYPTVMGITLFSASLVVLGNLLADIGYAAADPRIRYD; this comes from the coding sequence GTGAGCAACTACCTCGGCCGGCGCCTTCTCGGCCTGATTCCGCTGATGCTCGGAATCTCGATTATTTCGTACGCGATAATGGCGCTGGCGCCGGGCGGCACAGGCTCCATTTTTCTGCACTCAGCGCGGCCGATGTCGCCGGTGGATGTCGCGCTCATCAAGCAGCAGCTCGGTCTGGACAAACCTTGGTTCGTGCAGTATTTCTACTGGCTGCATAATCTCGTGTTCAATCAAAGCCTCGGCTTTTCGTTCATCGACGGCCGGCCCGTGATGACCAAGATCTTGGAAAAACTCCCCACCACGCTGCAGCTCATCAGCCTCTCGTTCGTGTGCACGCTCTTGATCGCGATTCCGGCGGCGATCTATGCGGCGACGCACAAGAACTCGTTCATGGATTATCTCACGACGGCGATCTCGTTCATCGGCTACGGCATGCCCACGTTTTGGTTGGGCATTGTGCTCCTTGAGATATTCGCCGTGCGGCTGCACTGGTTCCCATCATCGGGTCTAAGCGAGATCGACTCCAGCGGCTTCAATCTCGCCGATCGCATACACCATCTCGTGTTGCCCGTCGCCACGCTTACGTTCGTGAGCCTCGCTTCATGGATGCGCTACCAGCGCGCCTCGATGCTGGACGTGCTCGATGAAGATTACATCCGGACCGCGGCTGCGAAAGGGCTATCGCCAAGAACGGTCATCTATAAGCACGCGCTGCGCAATGCATTGTTGCCGGTGATCACGCTTGTGGGGCTTTATCTGCCCGCGCTGTTGACCGGCGCGTATTTCACCGAGATCGTCTTCTCGATACCGGGCATGGGATATCTCGGCCTCAACGCGATCTTCGAGCGCGATTATCCGACGGTCATGGGGATCACGCTGTTCTCGGCGTCGCTCGTCGTGCTCGGCAATCTGCTCGCGGATATCGGCTACGCAGCCGCCGATCCACGCATCCGGTACGACTGA
- a CDS encoding ABC transporter substrate-binding protein — translation MRHLPHFTALMVSACLLAGCSGGTNTSTAVAPESSGGAAAGTPHYGGTLKIGSDAAADTLLSIYANVEGSQNDLVLAYDTLVNVNPQMEVVPWLAEKYELSNDGKTYTFHLRHNATWSDGQPLTSADVMYEYQLESDPATQAPYKSDYDEIASLTAPDKWTVVYTLKAPDAAFLANVLASVPHAPLPVHIYGKMSHASMRHLDISKSFVGSGPYIVSEWKSDDHMTLESNKTWWHGRPYIDEVYIKEYQDEQAQLIALQNGEVDMPYQLTSVQWLSLKDDNRFTHIHTFSNNFDWWIPNLTDPIMGDINVRKAMMYAWDRKTEAEKLFHNEDIPVFSPFSLAQWAVSPAARTAYPYDPVKARQILDAAGWKMGPDGYRSKNGTELALTVDIISGNAVGAKDFEFVQANLKSVGINATAKQSEVNVFYQNEASGKFQVGVGGESLSTDPEPSQILGCKFFPPGGLNYAHYCNPKMDALLDAAKIEPNQNKRRDIYFKVQDLAIEDVPYLWSISPYYRNVVNARIKGVDPAQAGPGFQYTMLSLPKWWVAQ, via the coding sequence ATGCGCCATCTTCCGCACTTCACCGCGCTAATGGTGAGCGCATGTCTTCTTGCAGGGTGTTCGGGCGGCACAAACACGTCCACCGCCGTCGCGCCCGAATCGAGCGGCGGCGCCGCGGCCGGCACGCCGCACTATGGCGGCACGCTGAAGATCGGGTCGGACGCGGCGGCCGATACGCTGCTTTCCATCTACGCAAACGTGGAAGGATCGCAAAACGATCTCGTTTTGGCCTACGATACCTTGGTCAACGTGAATCCTCAGATGGAAGTCGTGCCGTGGCTTGCTGAAAAATACGAGCTTTCGAACGACGGCAAGACCTACACGTTTCACCTGCGCCACAACGCCACGTGGAGCGACGGCCAGCCGCTCACAAGCGCCGACGTCATGTACGAATATCAATTGGAGTCGGATCCCGCAACCCAAGCGCCATACAAATCCGACTACGATGAGATCGCAAGCCTCACAGCGCCTGACAAGTGGACCGTTGTCTATACGTTGAAGGCGCCGGACGCCGCGTTTTTGGCAAATGTCCTCGCAAGCGTGCCCCACGCGCCGCTCCCGGTGCACATATACGGGAAGATGTCGCACGCATCCATGCGCCATCTGGACATCTCGAAGTCGTTCGTGGGCTCGGGTCCGTACATCGTCTCCGAATGGAAATCCGACGACCACATGACGCTCGAAAGCAACAAGACGTGGTGGCATGGGCGTCCGTACATCGACGAAGTGTACATCAAGGAGTATCAAGACGAACAGGCGCAGCTGATCGCGCTGCAAAACGGCGAAGTGGACATGCCGTATCAGCTCACTTCCGTGCAGTGGCTCTCCCTGAAAGATGATAACCGGTTCACGCACATCCACACGTTCTCCAACAACTTCGATTGGTGGATACCGAACCTCACCGATCCGATAATGGGCGACATAAACGTGCGCAAGGCCATGATGTACGCTTGGGATCGCAAGACCGAGGCCGAAAAGCTCTTCCATAACGAAGACATCCCGGTGTTCAGCCCGTTCTCGCTTGCGCAGTGGGCGGTAAGCCCCGCCGCGAGAACCGCGTATCCGTACGACCCGGTAAAAGCCCGCCAGATTCTGGACGCGGCCGGATGGAAGATGGGCCCGGACGGCTACCGTAGTAAGAACGGTACGGAGCTCGCGCTCACCGTCGACATCATCTCCGGCAACGCCGTCGGCGCCAAAGATTTCGAGTTCGTCCAGGCCAATCTGAAGTCGGTCGGCATCAACGCTACTGCGAAGCAATCCGAGGTCAACGTCTTCTATCAAAATGAAGCGTCAGGAAAGTTCCAAGTCGGCGTGGGCGGTGAAAGTTTGAGCACCGATCCGGAGCCGTCTCAGATCTTGGGATGCAAGTTCTTCCCGCCGGGCGGCCTCAACTACGCCCATTACTGCAACCCGAAGATGGATGCTCTGCTCGACGCGGCAAAGATCGAGCCAAACCAAAACAAGCGGCGCGACATCTACTTCAAGGTACAGGATCTTGCGATCGAGGATGTTCCGTATCTGTGGTCGATCTCGCCATACTATCGCAACGTGGTGAATGCGCGCATCAAGGGCGTCGATCCGGCGCAAGCGGGGCCTGGATTCCAGTACACGATGCTAAGTCTTCCGAAGTGGTGGGTGGCCCAGTAG
- the secG gene encoding preprotein translocase subunit SecG codes for MFSLLFALAAAAVATAKPLIATPAPFATPANLFGPPQTWGMQHPLVLWLVQSLFIVAAVGLIGLMSTQTTKTEGLSGSIGGRMESAYHGRLGLEQQLGRVTNTFAGAFVILAIAFFFITR; via the coding sequence TTGTTCTCCTTACTTTTCGCGCTTGCCGCGGCCGCCGTCGCCACAGCTAAGCCACTCATCGCCACCCCGGCGCCGTTTGCGACGCCGGCAAACCTGTTCGGCCCGCCGCAGACGTGGGGCATGCAGCATCCGCTGGTCCTTTGGCTCGTGCAGTCGCTGTTCATCGTCGCGGCTGTCGGGTTGATAGGTCTCATGTCCACACAGACCACGAAAACCGAAGGACTGTCGGGCAGCATCGGTGGGCGCATGGAATCGGCGTATCACGGCAGACTCGGGCTCGAACAACAGCTCGGCCGCGTCACCAACACGTTCGCCGGGGCATTTGTCATACTCGCCATCGCATTCTTCTTTATCACCAGATAG